The Pectobacterium sp. A5351 genome contains the following window.
GGAGCGTTAAACGTCACGGCATCAAGCGCGGTAGTGTACTCGCTTTGAATTTCATCAATCGCCGCACAATGAAAACTATGCGTGGTCTTGAGTCGACGAACATGAATATGCTGCTCTTGCAGGCGAATTTCCAGTGCCGAAATATCTTCAGCACTACCGGCAAACACCGTGGCTTCTTCACCATTGACCACCGCTATCTCAAGGCTGCCTTGTAGAAAGGCGGCAGCCTGCTGCTCCGACAGTGATGCGCTGAGCATCGCGCCTGGCGACATGGTCTGCATCAATATCGCGCGTTGCGTCACCAGAAAGAGCGCATCATGCAGCGAGAAAACACCAGCGATGGTCGCCGCGACATATTCTCCCAGACTGTGCCCCAACAGCATATCAGGCTCTATGCCTTTGGCCTGAAGTAATGCCGTGACGGCATACTCCACGGTAAAAATGGCAAGCTGGATGGTTACAGGGGAAAACAGCGGCGCGGCGTCTGTTGCACTCAAATAGCACTTGACCCGTTCTGCCTCGGTGGCATTCATCAGCCCCAGACAGCGGTCAACCTGTTCACGGAACACGGCCTCATGCAGATATAAATCACGTCCCATCGTCTGATATTGTGCTCCCTGCCCCGGAAACAAAAAGACGACGTGCCGCGCCGTCTGGCTATCCCCCCGGACAAATTCTGCTGCAGAGACAGGTTCATCGCTATTACACACCAGCACCGAGCGGTGGGAAAAATGCTCGCGGCCATGCTGTAGCGTCCAGGAGACATCCGTTATCTGTTTCGGATGATCCGCCAGCCACGCAACCAGACGCTTTTCCATTTCAGCCAGACTCCATGCCGATTTTGCGGAGAGAGGTAGCAATGTTACCCCAGCATCGACAGGTTCATGACGCTCGCGCGCAACGTACTCTTCCAAAATCACATGCGCATTGGTTCCTCCGATACCGAACGCGCTAACGCCAGCACGCCTTACCGTCTCACTCTGCCAATCCTGACTCTGGGTGTTGAGATAGAACGGTGAAGAAGCAAGCTTCAGTTTCGGATTTGGGGTATGGAAGTAATGGTTGGCACACAACTTTTTGTGTTTCAGCATCAGGGCTGCCTTAATTAGCCCCGCCATACCAGCGGCACTATCAAGATGACCAATAATGGATTTTACCGAGCCGATAGCGACACGTTGTGCCCTGACATCGTCAAAGACCTGGCTCAGGGCGGCGATTTCAACCGGATCGCCAAGAGCCGTCGCTGTACCGTGAGTCTCGATGTAACCGATAGTGTTCGCCTCCACCTTAGCCATACTCAGTGCGCGACGAACAACATCCGCCTGCCCATCGATACTCGGCGCGGTATAACCCACTTTTCTCTCTCCGTCGTTATTCAGCGCTGACCCTTTGATCAACGCCAATATAGGACGTCCCTGCGCCAAAGCGACTTTTAACGGCTGCAGCACCACTGCGCCAACGCCTTCGCCGCCAACTGTACCGTTTGCCAGCGCATCGAACGGACGGCACACCCCATCAGGTGAAGTGATCATTCCTTCCTGATAGAGATAACCTTGCTGATTTGGCGTGCCCAAGGCGGCGGCGGCGACAAGCGCGGTCTGACATTCGCCTAACAACAGTGCCCTTGCTGCTAAATGGATGGCAGTGAGAGAGGAAGAACAGGCGGTCTGCACGGAGATTGCCGGCCCAGTTAACCCTAGCTTGTACGCCAAACGTGTCGCCGCAAAATCTTTTTCTACCAGATTAAATGCAGAAAAAAGGCTGGCGCCATCACGGTCACTCTCGTCATATGCAGCCATTTGCCAGTTTAGCTGAGCGCTGGCAGCTAAATAACACCCTATCGCGCCCTCATAAACCGAAGGTACAATTCCCGCCGACCCCAGCGCCTCAAAACCGCATTCATGCAATTTACGAATTTGCGGTTCCAGATATTCCGCTTCTCGTTGATTATAATTAAAAAATTCAGCATCGAAAGTCAGAGGGTTCTTTATTACACCTTTCGCATTCACATAATATTCACTATGATAATGTTCGTAGGAAACCCCATTGGCTGCCAGAACCTCATCAGAGAAACGTGAAATACAATCCCGTCCTTGTAAACAATTATCCCAAAAGCTATCCAAATTATCGCTTTGCGGGAAACGGCAGGAAGCACCGACAATAGCAATCTCTAATCCCGTTAAATGTTGCACACAGGCATTCTCGGAAATCATCTCTTTATTCATAATATTTAATCTTAGCAGTGAAGAAAAAACGGAGGGATAAATCAGATCTTCAGCACGCTGAAGATAATAATAACCGACAAACCATCTTATTTAGTGACCGAACATCTTCAGAACACTATCGAATTGTTCAACGGAATCGTGAATATCCGGTGACCCAACATTTTTTACGGCACCGTTATCAATATAATCGGCCTGCAATGCAACCGTGGTATATTTGAACAAATCGACGACTTCAACATCTCGACTAAACGTATCGCTTAAACGGATACTGAGCTGGGCTAATTTAAAGGACGTTCCACCTAAATCAAAGAAACTAGCATTAGGGTGAATATTTTCTTTTCGCGTCGCCAATAGCTCAGACCACAAATCACGTATTTTCCTTTCCGTATCACTACCACATGCCACCACCCTATCCTGTACAATCACATCACACGGGTCCGGTAATCGACTGTTGTCAATTTTCCCACTGCTGTTTTGCGCAAACTCCGACACGGCAATAAAATAAGCAGGCACCATATAATCCGGTAAGCGTGCCGCCGTCTCCTGACGTAGCTCGTGTGCATTAAACGCGATATCGGAACAGATATAAGCGATCAAGATAGGGTTATCAGCATCACGGGTATTAATCATAACATAAACATCAACCACTTCACTGGCGCTATCATGCTGGCGATATCCCAATAATATATCTTGTATGGCAGTTTCAATTTCTCCCAACTCAATACGGTAACCGCTGATTTTTACCTGACTGTCAATTCTCCCGATAAATAATAGCCCGTCGTCGTCAATATATTTCGCCAGATCGCCCGTCCGGTAATAACGTTTATCACCGATCTGGACAAAAGACTTTTTCGTCAATTCCACAGCATTAATATAGCCTTTTGCCACCCCTTTGCCAGCTATCGCAATTTCCCCCACCGCCCCACGCGGCAGAATACGCAGGGATGCATCAATCAGCGCAATCTCTTCACCCAACATCGGCGTACCAATCGGCACTGCTGGCGTGGTAATTGGGTGGTCTACATTAAATTCAAATGAAAGCGACTGCACACAGCACTCTGTCGGGCCGTAAGCGTTAGAGGCATTAGGCACCGAATCCCAGCATTCAGCGAAAGCCTGCCAGTTTTTACGCTCCAGTTTTTCACCACCGATCATCAAATGCATCACCGGACAGGGCTTACGCAGCCCTTTCATCTGCAAACGAATCATACGCAAATGCGTAGGCGTACAGTCTGCAATATGAATCTCCCTTTCTTGCCAGAACCTTACGATTCCGGCACCGTCTTTCCTGATATTATCGGGAACGATATGCAGCGTGTGGCCAAGCAGCAACGCCGGATACATCTGCTGTACCGACGCATCAAAACTCAACGCGGATATCACAGACACATTCAGCTCGCACGGATAGTGCCGATAGACTTTGTATTCCAATCCCTGAACCAGATTTATCACGGCACCGTGCGGCACCTCCACGCCTTTGGGATTGCCCGTCGATCCAGAAGTGAAAATGATGTAAGCGGAATCCTGACCATTGAGATCGGGCAAAGTATACGCATCCCGATCTTCAGACACAGATTGCAGTTCGTCGTAGGTTATCTGTTGACGATCGCCTAACGCCAGCGGCGTATCGGCGGCAACCACGGTCAGGCGGATATCCGCGGTAATCAGCACATGCTGCTTTCGACTATCGGGCCAGTGGATATCAAATGGGCAATAGCGCCCCCCAGCCTTAAGCACGGCGAAGATCGCAACAATCGCTGCGCAGGTGCGCGGCATATGTATACCGATACTGTCCCCTTTGTTAATACCCGCAGCATGAAGCTGCGCCGCACCGTTCGTGCTCAGCGCATCCAGTTCAGCGTAGCTCAGTTGTGCAACGTCGCAACTTACCGCAGTCTTATTCGGGTAGCGTTCAACCTGCTGCCGAAAATGATCGAGAATTGATGCGTCTTCCGCCGTGTTTGTCGGCGCCTCTCCCGCGCTAAACAGGAAAGGCTCGGAAATCTCAAGTTGGGAAATAGGCAAGGGCGAACGCATCTGACTCGCCCAGTCCTGCACCAGACGCATCAGCGCATTACTATAATCCGCACCCAGCCTCGAACCGAGCTCGCAGGAAATAAGCCCTTCATCGCAGTTGAATATCATGTACGTCAAACTATGCTTATAGAGATCGTCCGGTATGTGTTGACACCCTTTTAACACCACCGCCAGAGCAAAAGTTGTCGGGCATTCAAATAGCGGCTGCAACGCCGTAACACCATAAGGAAGCTGCTTTTGCATACTGTTTGAGGTTGTGACAATCACCTCTTTGAAGGTGCATTCCGGGCTACACTGAACGGGCAGACAAACCGTTTTTCCTACGTCCTCATCATCGATATAATTACCAGTCAGCAGTGCGGCACTACGGTTGTAAGATATCGCCGCCTGTGCGCAGGCGGCCAACGTAGCGAGAAGCAGGCTCAGGCGTTTATCCGAGCCGTTGGCGATAGAAATGAGCGCTGACGAGGATTCATCAAGTAAAGAGAAACGCTGCGTGCTAATCGAACGCTCGGAATAATAGGAAACATCCGGCACTAAACCAGAATAAGTAGATATAATTTCGTTCCAGTTAGCCGCCACGGCCTCATTTACTGCTATATAATTGTCAGACATGTTATTTATCCTTATTAACGATTCATTATATCGCATTCCATTCCATGGTTATTTCTACCTCACCAGTATGTTCATCTACGGATTTATTCGATTCCGTAAAACCATGCTTAAGATAAAAATTTCTTGCCGCCATATTTTTCTCATACACCGTAAGTGATAACCGGTCTCTTTTCTCAAATGCATTCGCTAATAATGCCTGACCGACACCTTTGCCATGATAGTCAGGCAGTAAAAAAATAGCGGCTAACGTGTTATCTACCAGACTGATAAACCCGATAACCTTCCCTTTATATTTCGCAACCATGGTTTCAGCAGCGGGAATATATTCATTTCGCATATCGTCTTTGCAGGCATGCCAGAAATTTCTATCAACAAAATCATGGCAGGCCAGTGAAGTCGTATACCAGACATCAATAATTTCCTGCATTTCTTTCTCATCATTGTGAAATGCAGAAAAATAAATTTCATCCAACAATTTTCTGTTCATAGCAGCCCCATTATTTCAGTTAGGAAGATTTACCGATTTGTTCATCTTACTACGCCGAGAAACCATCCTATCACGCCGCGATAAAGTCTCTGATTGATTAACCTGCTGAGGTACATGCTCTTCGCCAAACTCAATATAAAAAAGCAGATTAGCGATATTAGGATAGGTAAAGAAATCTACAATTTTAATCTGTCTCGGCAAAATCCCATTTAACAAACTGGTAATTCTGAGAAGCCGAATGGAATTCGCACCCAAATCAAAAAAGCTGGCGTGCAGATCAATCTCTTTTATTTCCAGCACTGACGAGAAGATCTCAACCACTTTTTCTTTATAACTTGAGGTTGTCAGGTCAATTCGTTCAGAAACCACGTTAATTTCGGGTAAAGTGGAAAGATCCACTTTACCATTAATCGTCAGTTTAATCTCGCTAACAGGCTGAAATACTGTAGGGATCATATAGCTGGGCAAATGTGCGGATAAAAACTGGCGTAATAACATCTCTTTCATACCCGATGGGGAAACATAATATGCCACCAATTGCTCCTCACCGTTTATTGTCCTAATAACAACAACGGCGTTGCTTCCCTCCTCGTAGGATTTTATTCTGGCGGCTATTTCATCTAATTCAATTCTGTAGCCTCGCAGTTTTACCTGATTATCTTTTCTACCAATATATTCAACGTATCCTTGCTCATTAAAGAAGGCTAAATCGCCGGTTTTATATATCCGTGAATGATCAACAGGATGTGTTACAAATTTATCGGCGGTTAAGTCCGGCCTGCCCAGGTAACCACGTGCCAACACATCACCGCCAATATACAGTTCTCCGGGAATCCCAGCCGGTTGCGGCTGCATAAAACGATCGAGGATATATATCTTCGCATTGTCTATTGGCACGCCGATCGCCACGGCTGGAGTATCACTGCCGCGCGCATACTGCCAAATCATACAGCCAACCGTGGCTTCAGTGGGACCATACTCATTGAATATTCGCGCACCGACAGGCAGTTTGTCCGTTACCTCACGACACAGTTTGCTCTCCAGTTGCTCTCCTCCCAGCACGAACGTACTCAGCGATCGGGTTTTGTCATTCATCAGCGAATTCAGCAAGCTCAACTGCGATGGAGTAATCTTGATATTGGTCAGACCTGGCAAAGCGGCAACATCCTGCAACGCGTTGAACGCATCTTTATCGATAATGTTAATCGTCCCTCCCCCGATCAATGGACACCAGATGGAAGTTACGGTCAGATCGAAAGCCAGACTGGTAAATAACGGATAGACCGCACGCTGACCAACGGGATGATAGCGCTGGATCGCCCACTGGATGTAATTCATCACCGTACGGTGCTCCAGCATCACACCTTTAGGCTCGCCGGTCGAACCTGAGGTAAAAATGGTATACAGCAAATCATCACTAGAGTATGCCACTGTGGGACGCCCATCCACCGTCTGCACAAGCTCATCGCGAAAATCGGGGTCGTCCTGCGTGATAAGGTGCCTGATGCCATTGGACATTATACTCCGTACACGTTCCTCAGGCGTTGAGATATCCAACGGAACGTAAACCGCCCCCAGCTTAGCCACGGCGATCAATATAGCGATAGTCATCACCCCCGATCGGCGCTGAATGGCGACCAGCTCCTGATGCCGAACACCTCGAGCCTGAAGTTGCGCAGCGACACTATTGGCAAGCGCATCAAGCTCCGCATAAGTTACCCGGCGATCCTGCTGGCAAAGGGCGATAGAATCATGATGCAGGACGACCACTTCCTGCCATGCGTCAATCAGATGCGTATGGCGAGAAAACACTGGCGGACGATGATTAAAATCGACCACCAGCCGCTGGTATTCTTGTTCATCCAGTAAACACAAGCTGGCCAGGGTGAGCTGATCGTTATTGACGATAGCATCCAACACCTGCTCGAGATGCTTCAACCCATTGGCGATGACATAGTGTGGATATTTTTCCGTATTATAGCTCAGTCGAAGTAGCGCCGTTTCCAGCAAGTTCACCTCCAGACAGAGATCGAAATTGGTCTTTTCCTCAATAGAATAGTCGGTAATATCAACGTGGGTAGAAAGTTGGCGTAACCGCTTGGCCAAAGGATAGTTTTCAATAACCACGATGGTATCAAACAGCGGGTGACGTATGTTATGGATAGCCTGAATATCAGCCAACGGATAGGCCTTATGGCTTTCCCGCGCCAGAGTGATGTCCTTAATCTTTTGCATCACGCTAGCAAGGGTATCTTCCCCAGATAGGCCATTCACGCAAAGCGGCGGCGTCTGAATATATAAGCCTATGCTATCCTCAATCTCCCCCGCAAACCCGACATCCCTGCCGGATACCGTTGTACCAAAGCAGATGTCTCCAGCATCATTATATTTTGCCAGTAAAATAGACCAGGCGGCGTAAATAGCGTGCGCCATCGTGAAACCATTCGCTTTACAGTACCCTTCTAGTTTACACATCACATCGCTGTCTAGCTGACGGTCGATGCGATTCAGTGTTCGATGGCTTGCATTCTTTTGCGTTGGCAGGCTAATTGCTGCCTCCAGACAAACCGCAGAACGCCAGTATGACCTCGCCTCCTCACTCTGTTTCACCGTGTTCAGGTGTTGAATATAGCGCTCATAATCCAGTTCAGGTTGAACACGAACAGTACCGGGGCGATCGTAGTAATCCCACAGTTTGGTAAGCAAGAGTCCCAGACTCCAGCCATCCATACAAATATGATGATACTGAATATGAAGAAGATATTTTTCAGCACTCAGGCTATATAGAAAAACTTTAATTGGGTTGGTTTCCAGATCAATTTCTGTATTTTTAATCCTTGCGCTAACATTAAGCGTTTGCCCTGCCTTTATCACGTCGGTCGGGTCGTGCCTGAATTCAATATTATTCTTTCGTTGCGCAAAAATAATCTGGACCGGCTGGCTTAAGCCGGTCCAGCGATAAATGGTACGCAGCGCCTGATGCTCAGTAACCACGCGATTCCACGCCTCGTTCAGCCGTTCTTCATCCACCGTACCCAGCAAGCTCAGGGTAAAATTGGTGACATAGACGTCATCATTATCTTTTTCAAGGGAATGAAACAGCATTCCTTCCTGCACAGGCGTTAATGAGACAATATTAAAATTCTCAAACATGGTTTATCCCTTTATTCCATTAAATAGTGTTAGACTGATAAACCTCATGCGCATTCTCTACACCTATAAATATATTTGTGATTTTTAGATAACTTTCAGACAGCACTTTGCTATTGCGCATATCCTGCAACATACAGTAGTAATCCTTCAGACTGGCGGTCTCGATAATAATTATATCCTGAAAATCAGCAGAAAAACCTTCAGCATCGGCGGTTCTCAAGCGAATGCTATGCTGATATTTTTCAATCACCTCTGGCAGAGACTCATTTTGTAATTCCATTCTTTGTGCACGCGTTAACGCATTCCATTTATCATTAAACGTCAGGGTCCAGACAATAATATATTCCATAATATTTACCTTAATGAATGTAGCTCCATTACAATGATATCCAATAGTGCTTCCACATGTTTAGCAAGATAAAAATGCCCGCCACTGAATACCGTATGGGAAAAAGAAGAGGCAATATATTTCTGCCAATCGGACATCAACTGGTGACCCGCAACCGGATCCTCACGAGAAGAAAAACAGTGAGCCTGGATATTTTCAGTAATAATCTCATCACTCATCCTCCAGTTATCAATTAAGCTGAAATCACATCTTAAGATATCCAGCAGCATATTCATCACCGCAGGTTCAGCGGTAAATTCATCGAGATTCGGTATGCCCCCCAGCGTAAACAGATAATCCATTAACTGATTATTCCCCCACGAATAACGGGATAAAGCCGTCTGATTCTTTACATGAGGTGGCAGAAAAGCAGAAAGCCCCAACCAGACTGGAGGGGTGTGCTGTCGCTGCAACCTCAACGTCAGCTCATAGGCAATCAACGCGCCCATGCTGTGACCAAACAGAGCAAAAGGGGTATCGGTCTGTATTTCACTCAACAACAGCTCGATAGCATCTTCCATAGACTGACAAAAAGGGGCGCCGAAACTCAGGCCGCGTCCCGGAATTTCAAGCGCGGTCAGCTCAATCCACTCGGGTAATAACGATGCCCAAGGGCGGTAAAGCATATGCGAACCACCAGCATGGTGAATGGCATAGAGGCGCATAGAGACAGGTTTGCCAGCGCTAATAACGATAGAGTTCTGCATCATTTATACCCCATAAAGTAAATTGCAGCGGGACGGGTCATTAACATCAAAAATTGAAATCAGTAAGTTCAATTCCTTTATGATCCACTTTCGACGCTGTCGCTTTACTGATATATTCACTTATTGGGACATCAGCGGAAGAAATTACCTGCTCAAGCAGTTTAATATAGCGTGTAATAAATCCTGCGATCGTTTCATCTCGGAACAAAGCACGTTTATATTCAAAGCTGAATTCAAAATCGCCTTCAATTTCTTTCACCAGCATGGCTAAATCAAAACGCGAGTTATCTTCTTGCAGTGCAAAGCGACTTAATTTAAGTCCGGGCAATTCAAAATCCGCCATACCAATATTCATATAAGAAAAAACCGTATCGAAAATGGGTAATCTGTTTTGCCGTGGCTGTAAACCAAGTGCCTGGACAATCTGTTCAAATTGAATATCGGCATGATCAAATACTGTAATCGCTACCTCCTTCATGGCATTCACAATCTCGCGGAACGACATCTCACCATGAAAATCACAAGGAATAGGAAGCAGATTAACAAAGATTCCGATCACATCCTGCAATTCACGTTGTGGTCTACCCAGCATCGGTGTGCCAATCGCAAAACGGGTCTGGTGACTCACGTCCGCTAACAACAAATAATAAGTCGACAGAAAGACCATAAAGCGCGTCACGCCGTCACCACAATACAACTGCTCTAGCCGCTCAGTCGTATGCCTGTCAATACGGAAATAAAGCCTGCCGCCCCGTTCATCCCCCTCGTTTCCCCGCGCGACATCAAGTGGCAAAGGCAATTCAGGCAGTGGCTGTAGCTTGTCTATCCAGAAGGTTTTCTGTGCCTCAACCTCTTTACTTGTCGCAAACTGGCGTTGCCACATCGTGTAATCTTTATACTGCACATGCAATGGTGGAAGCGTATTACCTTGATAAATAGTCAGGAAATCTCTGACAAAAATATCCTGTGACAAACCGTCAGAAATAATATGGTGCAGATCGAGAAAGAACAGATAGTCATTTACCTTTAGCTTAATCAATAACAACCTTATTAATACATCCTGGTGTAAATTGAACGGCTTAATGAGCTTTTTCACTTCCGCTTGAAGATGAGACTCACTGCACTCCTCTCTGTCTATCTGCAACTGATGAAGTTCCGCAATGGGAGACGGATGGCAATACTGTCGCGGCTCACCGTTCACTAAAACGATAGTCGTTCTGAGCGACTCGTGGCGCTGCATCAGTTGATACAGAGTCTCGTTAAACCGATCAACATCCAGATTTCCAACAATGCGAAATGCCACGGTTTCATTATAGGCAACAGAGTTTTTATTAAACATCTGTTGTAAATAGAGGCGGCGCTGTCCAGGTGAAAGCGGCCAGGTATCCTGTGGTTCGGCAGGTTTGATCTCCAGATAGTTTGCCGCCGTAGCGTGATCTTTCGCATATTCAGCAAGTTCACGTATTGTCGGATGTTTAAAGAAACGGGTCAGCGGCACATCGATATGGCAATGCTTGTGAACCTGCGACAACAGCGTAATGGCTTTTAGCGAATTTCCTCCCAGATCGAAAAAGTCATCGTCAATTCCCAGCGGGCTGATATGCAAAAAATCCTGCCAGATGGAAACCAGTTGCGTTTCCATAGCGTTACGCGGCGCAACAAGCACATTATCCAAATCGGGTCGTTCCGAACAGGCATCTTCAGACGTCGAGCCCTCACCGCTCGTTTCCTGCTGAGACAGCGTCCATTGGGCAAGACGAGCCTTAATATCGGCGGTGGAAATAATCAACGCATCACGTTCAGCATAGCGTATCACCTCCGGTAATAGCGCCACCCCCTCTTCCCTGCTGATCAGCAAATGGGCCAGAGAGCTTCCCACCTTATGGTGAACCTCGGTTCTGGCAGCCACTTCCCAGCCATCCCAGTTCACCAGCGTCCAGCGCCGTTTGCTGGTGCGATTACGCTGGGTAACAAAGGCATCCAACCAGGCACTCGCCGCCGCATAAGCATAGAATCCCAGCCCGCCGAGAATGGGAGCCAACGATGACACAACCAGGCAGAAGTCATAATCCTGCTCTGCCAGAGCGCGATCACATATCGCAATCCCCTCTTTTTTGGCAGTGAGATGCTGACTTATATAGTTATCATCCGTCTCGATGATAGAGCGAAGGGAGGCTTCACCCGTGATCCCCGCCAGATAAAAAATGCCATCTATCCTACCGTGACGCCCCACGGCTTGGCTTACCAGTCGCGTAATGGCCTCCTCATCACTGACGTCGGCCTGAAGTAAGGTGAGAGACGTGGCATTAAGCTCAATGTCATCCCATATTTCATCTCGTGGCGGCGTTGAGCGGGATGTCACAATCAGGTTAGCCTGATAGTTTTTGGCGAGGTGGGTACAGAATGTTTTACCAATAAAACCAGCGCCGCCCACCAGCAGATAGGTGCCCTGCGGTTTCAATACTGCGCCGTCAGGTATACCAAATGACTGATAGGGAACAAAATCTCTGACCCATCGTCTGTGAGCACGCCAGGCAACCGGCTCACTCGTTACACTAACGATGTCAGCAACCAGGGCCGTCGGTGGGCAGTCGGTGGCCACGTCTCCGACATCAATGGCCTGACAGCCTGTCTCTGGGAATTCCTGACGAACGACGGTAGCAATCGCCATCAGCGCCGAGGCAGTAGGGCAAAGCGTCGGTTCGTGGCTAACCGTTACGCCATGGTTAATCAATAGGGTGATTTTCTTGATATCCACTTTCTGCAAACGGTATGCCTGTAACAGATGCAGGATCGCGCAGAGGGACACATCGCCTTCGCAGTCCATCGCCACGCCATCAATGATAACGTTATCAAGCACCGTTTTATGTGCCTTCAACTGCTCGAAAAAATGGATAAAATCATCCTGATGGCCCGCACGAAGCTGACTTTCTTCTGATAAATCAATCCGTGTTTCCTTACCCAACCGAACGCGGAATGATGTGCTGTAATGTGCCTGTAGGCGATTATACAGGCACCCAGTATGAGAAGCGTCAGAAGAAAGACGCACCAGTAATGCCGCTCCGGCAGCAGAAGGGATGCTCGCCATGTTCAAGGGCTGCTGCTTCCACGCATGCTGATATAACCATTCCGCTCTGTTTTCTTTGCGCACAACGGAGGGTGAGTTGGCAGTGGTTCCAGGCGTTGCAGAGAAAATATTCAGGAAGTCCGCTTTTTCCGGCCAGAACAGGCTGCGGTCAAAAGCATATCCCGGTATTGCCACACGCCGACAATCCTGATGGAAACGCACCCGATCCCACGCAACCCCAGCGCCTTGCTGCCAGATTTTCCCAAGCGCCACCCAGAATGAGTAACGCGAACCCTGTACCCTGCTCTCCTCAGGCAACAGCGTAATCAGCCGTGCAGAATCCTCCTGAGCCACGTAGCGTCTCGTGAGATTGAGCAGATCGCGCCCCACACCGACCTCAATAAACAGGCAGCCGCGATAGTTTTCCACCAGATACTCAATGCCTTTTACAAAGCATACGGGGCTTTCCGCCTGCGCAGTCCAATACTCCACCGACACGGCCTGCTCCGCCGTAAGCGGTTCGCCAGTCACGGACGAGATCAATGGAATCGACGGTGCGTTGAGCGTAAAGCGGGAGATCGTCGCCTGAAGCGCGCCGTTGATCTGCTTCATGGCAGGTGAATGGGCTGCATGGCTGGATTTGATCGGCGCTGTCATAATACGTTTATTTTTCAACAGTACCGCGAAAGCGTTGATATCTTCTTCTGCACCTGACACAACGCAGGAGTCTTTGTTGTCGATCGCCACCGA
Protein-coding sequences here:
- a CDS encoding darcynin family protein — its product is MEYIIVWTLTFNDKWNALTRAQRMELQNESLPEVIEKYQHSIRLRTADAEGFSADFQDIIIIETASLKDYYCMLQDMRNSKVLSESYLKITNIFIGVENAHEVYQSNTI
- a CDS encoding thioesterase II family protein gives rise to the protein MMQNSIVISAGKPVSMRLYAIHHAGGSHMLYRPWASLLPEWIELTALEIPGRGLSFGAPFCQSMEDAIELLLSEIQTDTPFALFGHSMGALIAYELTLRLQRQHTPPVWLGLSAFLPPHVKNQTALSRYSWGNNQLMDYLFTLGGIPNLDEFTAEPAVMNMLLDILRCDFSLIDNWRMSDEIITENIQAHCFSSREDPVAGHQLMSDWQKYIASSFSHTVFSGGHFYLAKHVEALLDIIVMELHSLR
- a CDS encoding non-ribosomal peptide synthetase, with the protein product MFENFNIVSLTPVQEGMLFHSLEKDNDDVYVTNFTLSLLGTVDEERLNEAWNRVVTEHQALRTIYRWTGLSQPVQIIFAQRKNNIEFRHDPTDVIKAGQTLNVSARIKNTEIDLETNPIKVFLYSLSAEKYLLHIQYHHICMDGWSLGLLLTKLWDYYDRPGTVRVQPELDYERYIQHLNTVKQSEEARSYWRSAVCLEAAISLPTQKNASHRTLNRIDRQLDSDVMCKLEGYCKANGFTMAHAIYAAWSILLAKYNDAGDICFGTTVSGRDVGFAGEIEDSIGLYIQTPPLCVNGLSGEDTLASVMQKIKDITLARESHKAYPLADIQAIHNIRHPLFDTIVVIENYPLAKRLRQLSTHVDITDYSIEEKTNFDLCLEVNLLETALLRLSYNTEKYPHYVIANGLKHLEQVLDAIVNNDQLTLASLCLLDEQEYQRLVVDFNHRPPVFSRHTHLIDAWQEVVVLHHDSIALCQQDRRVTYAELDALANSVAAQLQARGVRHQELVAIQRRSGVMTIAILIAVAKLGAVYVPLDISTPEERVRSIMSNGIRHLITQDDPDFRDELVQTVDGRPTVAYSSDDLLYTIFTSGSTGEPKGVMLEHRTVMNYIQWAIQRYHPVGQRAVYPLFTSLAFDLTVTSIWCPLIGGGTINIIDKDAFNALQDVAALPGLTNIKITPSQLSLLNSLMNDKTRSLSTFVLGGEQLESKLCREVTDKLPVGARIFNEYGPTEATVGCMIWQYARGSDTPAVAIGVPIDNAKIYILDRFMQPQPAGIPGELYIGGDVLARGYLGRPDLTADKFVTHPVDHSRIYKTGDLAFFNEQGYVEYIGRKDNQVKLRGYRIELDEIAARIKSYEEGSNAVVVIRTINGEEQLVAYYVSPSGMKEMLLRQFLSAHLPSYMIPTVFQPVSEIKLTINGKVDLSTLPEINVVSERIDLTTSSYKEKVVEIFSSVLEIKEIDLHASFFDLGANSIRLLRITSLLNGILPRQIKIVDFFTYPNIANLLFYIEFGEEHVPQQVNQSETLSRRDRMVSRRSKMNKSVNLPN